In one window of Kiritimatiellia bacterium DNA:
- a CDS encoding uroporphyrinogen decarboxylase family protein, translating to MMTGRERYFAVLEGQQPDFVPRIPILMQFAAEFIGSNYAEFASNHEVLVRSNLACAEAFDFDQVSCISDPYRETQGFGGVVEYVTDGVPRCTHPLAEDRSLDRLARPDPHLSERMRDRVDACRLYRQLASDRYSILGWVEGPAAEAADLRDTINFLYDLMDDPVYAAELMDRCLEVAIAFAKAQLQAGADTIGIGDAIVSQLSPDLYESLVQPREKKLVRAIQAAGGRVRLHICGDISHLLPGIADLGVDILDVDHMVSLSAVRAAVGPRVVIAGNLDPAEAILRGNPAAIRIGIQSCRDEAGLPFMVCAGCEIPPRTPIENLKALCEPLAWR from the coding sequence ATGATGACAGGGCGTGAAAGATATTTTGCGGTCCTGGAAGGCCAGCAACCGGACTTTGTGCCCCGGATTCCCATCCTCATGCAGTTCGCGGCGGAGTTCATTGGATCGAATTACGCAGAGTTCGCGTCCAACCACGAGGTACTCGTTCGCTCGAATCTCGCCTGCGCAGAGGCCTTTGATTTCGATCAGGTCAGTTGCATTTCCGACCCATATCGGGAAACACAGGGGTTCGGCGGCGTTGTGGAATATGTCACGGATGGCGTTCCCCGTTGCACCCATCCCTTGGCCGAGGATCGTTCGCTCGACCGTCTCGCGCGACCGGACCCCCACCTGTCGGAACGAATGCGCGACAGAGTGGATGCCTGCCGCTTGTACCGCCAGCTTGCCTCGGATCGCTACTCCATACTCGGGTGGGTGGAAGGCCCCGCCGCCGAGGCCGCCGATCTGCGTGATACGATCAACTTTCTTTACGACCTGATGGATGACCCGGTGTATGCGGCCGAGCTAATGGACCGGTGCCTTGAGGTGGCTATTGCATTTGCGAAAGCACAGCTTCAGGCTGGCGCCGATACCATTGGGATTGGCGACGCCATCGTAAGCCAGTTATCGCCCGACCTCTACGAGTCGCTTGTCCAGCCGCGAGAAAAAAAGCTGGTGCGAGCAATCCAGGCAGCAGGCGGTCGTGTTCGCCTGCACATTTGTGGCGATATCTCCCATCTGCTACCTGGAATCGCTGACCTGGGCGTCGACATCTTGGATGTGGATCACATGGTGAGCCTCTCCGCCGTGCGGGCAGCAGTGGGGCCGCGCGTGGTGATCGCCGGCAATCTGGACCCCGCTGAGGCCATTCTTCGTGGCAACCCCGCGGCGATTCGCATTGGCATTCAGAGCTGCCGAGACGAGGCCGGGCTTCCCTTCATGGTCTGCGCCGGCTGCGAAATCCCTCCTCGAACACCGATCGAAAATCTAAAAGCACTTTGCGAACCCCTTGCGTGGCGCTGA
- a CDS encoding terpene cyclase/mutase family protein — translation MHILLAAVLVTQVTANAQGWGAIHGDPVPPEMDVAYVRGLQFLARTQSPEGFWPGEGETGPGVVGLAVLAMLARGDDPEAGPWAVNIRRGLEFILRQQRSDNGYIGPSMYHHGFATLALAEAYGAVDDPRLGPALKRAADLILASQALNPTGGWRYSPDARDADTTVSGAQIVALLAVRNAGIAVPDAAIWRALQFYEQCQTSDGQIGYTGNDGGGSGARNAIAVTVALLARERSSPLFRRTFEVLRTRGDQDGGGYFFYYLYYAAQAFFHADPAAWREWNAKNIRRLLDTQGADGSWSGPHGRVFCTSAALLSLAVNYRYLPIYER, via the coding sequence GTGCACATCCTGCTGGCTGCAGTTCTGGTCACGCAGGTCACGGCGAATGCCCAGGGCTGGGGAGCGATTCACGGCGACCCGGTGCCACCCGAGATGGACGTTGCGTACGTGCGGGGGCTGCAGTTTCTGGCCCGCACGCAGTCGCCGGAGGGCTTCTGGCCGGGCGAGGGAGAGACAGGGCCGGGTGTGGTCGGCCTGGCAGTGTTGGCGATGCTTGCGCGCGGTGACGATCCGGAAGCCGGTCCGTGGGCGGTGAACATACGCCGCGGCCTGGAGTTCATTCTGCGTCAACAGCGGTCGGACAACGGATACATCGGCCCCTCGATGTATCATCACGGGTTTGCGACGCTCGCGCTGGCGGAAGCATACGGCGCGGTGGATGATCCGCGTCTGGGGCCGGCACTGAAGCGCGCCGCCGACCTGATTCTCGCCTCTCAGGCACTGAACCCGACCGGCGGCTGGCGCTATTCGCCCGACGCACGCGATGCGGATACCACCGTCAGTGGTGCACAGATAGTCGCGCTGCTGGCGGTCCGTAACGCGGGCATTGCGGTACCGGACGCAGCAATCTGGCGTGCGCTGCAATTCTATGAACAGTGCCAAACCTCCGATGGACAGATCGGCTATACGGGCAACGATGGCGGAGGGAGTGGGGCGCGGAACGCGATCGCGGTGACCGTGGCCTTACTGGCGCGGGAACGTAGCTCACCACTGTTCCGGCGCACCTTTGAAGTGTTGCGCACGCGGGGCGATCAGGACGGTGGAGGCTATTTCTTTTACTACCTGTATTACGCGGCCCAGGCGTTCTTCCATGCCGATCCCGCCGCGTGGCGCGAGTGGAACGCGAAGAACATCCGCCGCCTGCTCGATACCCAGGGAGCCGATGGTAGCTGGAGCGGCCCCCACGGGCGGGTGTTCTGTACGAGTGCCGCGCTACTTTCTCTTGCAGTAAACTATCGCTACCTCCCCATCTATGAACGCTGA